The following nucleotide sequence is from Zea mays cultivar B73 chromosome 1, Zm-B73-REFERENCE-NAM-5.0, whole genome shotgun sequence.
TCTAAAACGCTAGCCATTCTTCTTTCCCTTGGAGTCGCTGTTGTAGTGCTCGATGGCTTAGGCAACCCTGTTACATCTGGTGGGCTCAGCACCTTTGGTTGTTCTGCTGCCTATTCTGATTCCGGCTCTTTAGCCGGGCCTGTACTAGCTTCGATCGGCATTGCAGGTGCTGTTTTTGTGGGTAAGGGGCAGCCTCTGCACTTTCAATAAGCTTTGGCACATCGGCCGTCCCAATAGGCTTGGGCCTACATGTCAAGACCTTGGCTCTCTTTGGTTTCGACGCACTAGAAGAGGTTGAAGCAGCAATTTTCCTTTTTCCCCCTTGCCTTCGCATGGGAAAACAATAATCTATGTAAACAAACCCAATAaaatcgaagaccctgttcagccTGTTTTTCCCACGAGCGCCGAAGGCAACTGTCATGGCTTCGTTTTCTGTCCTCGAGtaggctccaagtagctcatcactcgtTGCCTCTATAGCgtctagccagtcatcatttggctcatcaaattggctTCTGTACCAGAAGGTGTACTTAAGATAAACCAAGCCACTTTGGCTGGAGCTAGCGACAGCTTCCTTCGGTATTTCCCATTCATTTGTAAGAGGCCATCTGTTGGAgccttcctctttcgaaggtcctcaaaaacatgactaaccatatgttttcaacaTGATATGGATTATTACAGTGAGCTTCGGCTTCAGGATGGAAGTTTTCTCCCATGGCGAAAGCATACGAGGTGAAGATATAATTCAAAGATGATAAGGATGAACGTCGAAGCTATAGCCAAAGGATAATAGCTTCGGATTAAAATGGTGATGAATGTCAAACATGACGCTAATCGGAAGggaaaaagactagctagtccttaatgatttatgttatggTCAAAAGTAAATGTTAGAGatacaaatgtacttttacccgagcTGCGTCCCGtgtttataaatagatgaacaatagtatcgtactgttcacgctgaattgtaatcaccccGCGTgagcaccttcgagcaagccaaagaTATCAATGCAATACAGATTTTGTTAATGCTCATACATACTTTATGtaatgcaaatatgaatgaatcaGTGAGTTATATTTATTATATTTATTCTTATGTATTCTTATTTATCTATAATATGATGAAGACATGTTTTTCATGACCTTAGGCTGATGATCATTATGTTGTAattttagagaaataagtgacatgctttcaACATATTTAAATATATTAAACATTCTAATTACGAATAAAACAaacatataactcagataaatgccatatgtaattatagcagcaatgaacagtagaaATTCTAGGACATGAAAACATGTAAAATAGTTGCTCAGGTCCATTTCAAtattaaacatggcttgcagatgaagaaggcagagtTTGCACATAAACATTATTGTTTATCTTTTGATATTGCtttcaaaatagcgggttgctgtaataaacagccctccaGTGCTAAatggtgatcagagatcctcgactaacgtgacggTCCTATCTTACTAAATCAGGATTTTAGATCAAATGTAATAAGCTTAATAATCAAGCATAAACACAAATAGTAAGGAGCTGTGTATTAAATAAAATAACAtaatttaacacaggtaaacaaCCTCAACAAATAGAGATATAATTAGGCACAAATATATACTTGATGCTGAAATTAACAACACACTAAAACTCAGACTttcacgttgtctcactacaccgctattatCATTGAGCAAACAGATCCACCCACaatagtgcaatcacacccaagtatttaatactagcagattgcacaaaattaaacagtaaataaagtTAGTCAACGGGTAACTCACATGACGTAGATTGTCTACATGGGAAGACCAGCTCacgaacacaaggttctgtcccagaaaaccaattctgtCGCCCACGTTCggacctgcacggcgggaggttgacggagatactagagccgctgctgAGGCCGTGGGATACGTCCACCGTaccagcccgagaagaagaaCACCGCAcagcagggagcccaagcaccaggccacggtaGACAATAATCAGACAAACACATCACCACACAGGCGCACAAGTGAAGCAAGGAGCACGGAAGAACATCGATGTACAAGAGCAGCACCACCTCTACCAGCTTCCAACCACCAGCAAGATGAATATAGGAACGCTAGAGACCAATTTGCGAGCAAAGTAGAAGAGCCGAGTTCCAACACTAGCAATTTACCGGCCATGCTTTTATGGAGACAAGAAGTGGAGAGGAGACCAACTGATTTGCGAGCAGATCGGACCAACGAGCAGCGCAAAGCACGACTTCCCTTGAATTGCCGCCGCCCCCACTCCCTTCTCTGCTCCAACTTCGGAGCTCGGCACCCTGGTGCCCTAGTTGCTCTCACCAGCCAGCTGGGCTACCCGGCCTATTGGGTCTTGAGGTGGCCCAGTTTAGCTTGTCTCAATATTTTTTTAATAAAGAGAAAACCCTAAAATTACAACACATTATATCCGCGAGGAGGTAATGCTTTGGAAGGCAAAGTTTCTTgatacttaacaattgtgttgctttgttattaattcacagcatttgaaaacaagtgaccaaatTCCATACATGCCGCGGAAGCTCGGCTTAAAAGTAATTATTGTCAGTGTCAGACAACCGGAGTGAGCAGCGGCATGTTGAGAGCGTGCGCCTCCAGATTGGCGAGCACCAGGTCCGCCATGGCCTTGCGGGTCTCATGCGTCCCGCTGCCCATGTGCGGTGCCAGGACGACGTTGTCGAGCGCCATGAGCGCCTGCGGCACGTCCGGCTCGGCCTGGAACACGTCCAGCCCCGCgccgccgaggcggccatcggcgAGCGCCGCGACGAGCTCGGGCTCGTCGACGTGCGCGCCGCGCCCAACGTTGACGAGCACGCCCGTGGGGCCGAGCGCCTCGATCACCTCGCGGCTCACGATGCCGCGGCTCTGCTCGTTCAGCGAGCAGGCCACCACGAGGACATCGCTGTTTGCTGCGAGCTGGAGCACCGTCGGGAGATAGATGTAGTTGGGGTACGCATCCTGCCTTGTTCTCTGGTAGTAGCAGACCGGGCAACCGAAGCCTTCCACTCGCTTGGCAATGGAAAGCCCTATCCTGCCCAGCCCAATGATGCCGACCCTTTTGCCACTGAACTGCAAACAGAACAACCCAGGTCCCAGACCTTGACAAATTAATTGAACAAGCAAATAAACGACCAAGGAACAGTGTTCGTTAGTTTTGTTTTTATACTCAGTCGGTTCTAAATTTATTTTATACTGTTCTAGCTTTTTGGATATATAGTTTTTATCATACAACTATATTTATGCTTTTACCAAATACGGAGCAACTACTACGTACCTAACGAAAAAAATTAGAGCAATTTATAAAGCAAAACTAAGAGTGCCTTGAAATTTGTATTTCAATACAAGCGATTGAGCAGGGGACATGTTTAAGGGGCCTGTTTGGATCTCAATAGCTAAAGCAAAGGTACTAAAATCTAGTCACTTTAGAAGAAAGATCTAAACAGAAAGGTGACTAAAAGGATAACTTTTTCTAAATAGGCTCTAAGGGCTTGATTGGTTTCTGAACAAGGCACCCTGACTTGGATCGAGCTATAGATAGAGCCATCCAAACAAAAACTGGAGCGGAATGGTTctggatctgaggagaatattccctaattgaagccattccgttctagttactttgtaaccaaacaataacaaaattagaacagaacggttccgttctacttggctcttcaaccaaacactaccttagtgACTCGCATCCTCGTAACTTGGCTGAGCTCGAGCAGGCTCTTGTGAGCCAGAAACACAATCGAATCTCTCGCTTGTCACTTTTTGCATTATCTGAATTAGATCGAGCTATAGATagatccatccaaacaaacatagCTTGCATCGCTACAACAAGATTAGAGAACCAATCACGCACACATATATAAAGATGCTGCATCCTAGGAAGTTAGGAGCCGAGTTCAATCTCATCAGCGAAACCAATCAAGCCCTAATTTGTTGCGCGTAATAAAGATGCTGCATCTTGGGAGCCGAGATCAAATAGTAGTACTCCTAAGCTGTAATTACTAAATATGGAACTAATATGTTGCTTCCGTCCACTTCTAACATGCTACATACATTATATTTATCAGTACACTCAAAAAAAATTGTGCACATGCTTCTGCTTTCCAACTATTTTTCTAAACATTTTGTGTACTATATATTAACTCATACTTTGTCTGTtccaaattaaaatttattttaaGTGATTAATAGATTTATACAATACTTGATATATGTGTTTATATTTATCATCATCCATTTAAATATAAACATAAGAACTAAGAGATAAAACAACAACTATTTTGATACAGAAGAAATACATAATATTTATATACAATTTAAAATCTTACGTATGAATTTCATATCACGTGCGTACATAATATTATATATCACGTGCGTACATAATATTATGTAAAATTTAAAATATTGTATACGATAATACGAATTAAATATGGCGCGCAGGGCGACAAACACTACTAACAACTGATGAGTCGTTGAGACATGATGCGGTCGTAGTACAGAAATGCGTCACGCTGCCGTGCTGCCTATGTAGCATGCTGCGCACAAGTTAATCATCTTCGATCGAGGACAATCAACGAAATTTGTGTCCGTCGCAGATGAGCGATAGAAGAGAACTCGGAATAGAACAACATGACTTGGCGCGCACGGTGATGGAACCAGAGAGCCGGGTCAAAATATACAAGCGAACGGGGGATGCAGTCCACTGGGACCACGCCACCGCTACTAGTACTGCTTTGCCTCTGCTTTAAGGTTTGACACAACGaggcttttttttaaaaaaactataCTATCTGTCTAAAGGAACATACATCTTTATTTTTTTCAAAAATTCAATAGTTTTATGTTTGAGAAAATATATAAAATAACACCATATATTTGGAGATTCCTATTAACAACTTTCTGTCTTTTATTTTTTACTTTTCATGATACCCTCATGCACGTTCTCTGCAGAGCCGTACCTGAGAGGTGCGAAGGGTGCGACCACACCGGGCCCAAAAAACAGAGTGTCCTCTAGCCACCAAACGCTAGCATTTTTTTTAGTTAAATCTATCTATCCTAGACACAAATACGTAAAGAGCGATACACTATCGATCAGTCTTGTTTagattgttaaactaatgtctcaattacttatcAAATACTCTATCCATTctaaaatagtatttgttttatctctcgatttttatgtttatatttaaCTACATGATGATgaatccactaaagaagcaaaacGAATTCTATTTTGATATAGATTTGATATAGAGATAGTATTATTTACTGTACACATGATGGTTCTAGCGACGGAGAGAAGAtttttaaaattgaaatatttttGTGAACAATTTAAAGTCAACAATAACTCAAGAGAGGTTAAATGGCTTGACGATCCTATGAGTCGAAAAGAAATTGTTGAATGAGATTGATCTCAATAATATAATCGATGATTTTGTATCccaaaatgttagaagatatttttaatgatatcagataacaagtaagtgtttttggctatattttatatttttcatcTTATATATATATGGGATAAGGTCTTCAAATCAGATTTCACATCTGTCCTCTAAAAAGTCAGGAACTGCTGTGTGCTCCGCGTGACCTAGACGCTCTGGGCGGCCAACTTAAATTAAAAGTTTATTGATATTAAAAAAAGAGGTCTACAGCTTTTCTAATTACTAATGGAGTAGTATATTTTTTGCTAAAGTCCTTTTCTAGCTAGAGTTTAAAAAAATGTCTCTGTCTCTTTTCCAATTATAAGTAATATGAAGCAATGCTCACGGCGTAGAAGCGCAGGATACTTAACGAATAGAAGCAAAAACGAACCCGAGTGGTGAGACCGTAGTGGCCATCATTGGCCTTCCACAGCCCGGCGCGGACGTAGCTGTCGGCGTGCGGGATCCTGCGGAGAGCGGCGATGGCGAGTCCCACGGCAAGGTCCGCGACGTCGTCGGTGAGCACGTCGGGGGTGTTGGTGACCCGGACCCCGCGCTCGCGGCATCTGGTAAGGTCCACGCAGTCGTAGCCGACGGCGTAGCACGCGATGATCTCGAGCCGCGGGAGGTCGTCGATGAGAGCCGGGTTGCCGCCGAAGCCCGAGCCGCCGCCAATGACCACGGCGCGGATCGATGATGCGTGGGCACGGAGGAATTCTCCACGGCGGTCATGCGGCACCTCCCAGAGGCGCAGGAGGCGGCAGCGGCGATCCAGTTCTTGCTCCAGGTATGTGTCGAGCGGGTGCAGGAGCAGCACACCCAAGGATTCCATCGCCGCTCACTCGCTCAGGCAGCACGCAGGAGTAGTTTAGGGAGGTTGGACTTGGATGGGCAAGGGCGCAAGGCACGTACGGTACAAAAAAGATGGCGACTAGGCTGTTGCTTATGTATGTCGCCAGCGGCTCAATTCCGAGGACATCGTTGAGAGACCAAAATTAATATACAGGTGCCTGTTGATTGTGTATTTGAATTGGAACGCAGCAGCCGGCCAGTTATTTTATTTTGAATGGCTTTGGATCTAACAACTAAAATTTTAATCTTTATCGTATCAAATGTTTGAATGATGATTAATGATATTAAATATAATCTAATTATATAGATGaagcctaaaatatgagataattTTTAAAATCTAATTACTTATAATTGATATTTAAATATTTGATATGACACTAATTAAATTTTATTCAGAGCAACCAAACACCCTTTTAGCTGGCATAGAGTTGCCAATTTATTTAGCTGACGACGAGTCTGTCTAAAATAAACCCAAAACATGCCATAGTTTTAAATTATTGCACCACTAGAATAAAACAAAAAAATTTGATAGGAACAGGAACCAACCATATCATTCTTATTTTTTAACTAACAATATACAAGAAAGCTACGTATTATTTTATTCAAATAGAAACAAAACATAAAACATAAACACAAAGAGTTAGGCAAAGAGGCCAATCCAAACGCGAATACACACACAACCAACCATGCCAACAATAAAATAAAGGAATAGTAGTGGTGCACTACAGAAAATAACTTATTTTCGTTGGGTTTATAGTTATTTTTGGCAACATTGTCTTATTCATCATAAGTCTGTGTTATTTTCAGTAACGACCATCAAAAATTAGTTATTTTTGGTGACCAAGAAACAGCAGCCAAAAATAACCCTAGAAATGGTTATTTTCAACGCTATTTTTGACTATCGAAAATAGTTGGTCATGTTCTTATTTTTGGCGGCCGAGCATGGACGCAAAGAATAACCACATAGCTCATGATAAATACTATGTTATGTTGGTCACTCAAAGGCTGTCTAAATAAGAGGCAGTTTTGAACTGGCAAATCTCACATGTGTGACGCACATGGGAAGTGTcgatcaaaaacaggtggtgtatATGTTTCATTACTTTGATCTACTATTAAACCAATTAAATATTTCTTTATAGAGCCGAGTCGTAGTTGTTTCTCGTTGACGAACGTGGGACAGAGATGGACAGGCAAGCGAagctgtcacacccagttttagaaggcaaaccgaatgcgccgCGCCTCCCTTCTACGGCGGCGCCATTACCGGCGACCACCAAATTGACACGACAACAGCCCAaacaccaaaccaagagatgctaAACGTAGCTAGGGATCTAGTGAGCTCAGCAAGGACTTCTTACCGAAGGATTGTGTGGCGTAGAGGACCACTACCGATGTCTTGCGGCCCGGCGGTGCTTTCCCAACCCCGGCGACCAATTCCACCGCACAGATCACATGTAGTCGCCGAGCTCTTCCCTGCAATGCCTGTCGTGTTGCCTCGGACGTCCAGGGCACTCCATGAAACAGATAAGGGGAGGAGACGTCGATTCCTAGCAGCAGGTTGACTCTCGGGCCGCTTCACGGCCACGAGGGTCGACGGGGAAGGGTACGAAAGACGAGGTGTTCAAGGGGAATGCGCAAGACAACCCAAGGGCCCCGGCTTTTAATCCCCGAGCACGGAGGAGGCCGACCCGGTCTTCCCAGCATCACGGCGCAAGGTTGTTGCAACAGCTCGTCCGCAAGTTGGGGACGAACGTGACAAGAAGGGCCCACACGTAAGCGACCAACACGACTTGCGCGGACGCAGTGGTTGACGAGTGGGTCCTACTCGCAGTGGCGTAGGGTGCGCGCGGTGCATTCCTACAGCGTGGACCCAGGTGTCAATGAGACAGCGGATGTGAGGGCGCGCGACACGCGCAAGGTGTGCCCGACCGCgtaggccccacatgtcagcgtCTCCTACATGTTGGGCCGAGCGGGAGGATGTCGGTTTGGGCCGAAACCAGGTCCTAGGCCCATGCGCGGGtatattcctttttcttttctgattctttttcttttcattttTAGATTCCAAACtttgaattcaaactttgtgGTGAATTTTGTACTCATATTAAATATACAATTTGAACATACCAGTATGGaaggaatatatatatatatatatatagtagtaTTCTTCTCTTTCCCTTTCTATATTATTTCCAATTTCTAAATTATAAATTAGGTTAAGTCCCAATTTGGTCATTAATATATATTTTAAGTATTACTATTATTAAATGCATAaccaaataaactccaacatgatacaTGGATTATTTATGTTTTATTAGAGAATTATTCACTTTAAATATGCTCCTTAATGATTCTCATGAAATAGAAGGCAATCTACTCGTAACTCTTCTTCTCTCttccaggtagcttcatctttattatgctgactccattgtactttgcacattttgATCACTTTACTCCTTGTAACACGAGTTAGGGTATCAaggatcttgataggatactgaaagtcacctagagggggggtgaataggcgtaatctgaaatttacaactttaaacacacactacaagcggtggtagcgttagaacttaaatcaagttcgagagagagggggaaaacaagtcaaatggaaatcaagcgaatgaacacagtgatttgttttaccgaggttcggttctaaagaacctagtccctattGAGgtcgtcacaaagaccgggtctctttcaaccctttccgtctctcaaacggccacttagaccgagtgagctttctccttaatcaaacgggtcacttagaccccacaaggaccaccacacacttaggtgtctctagctttgattacaattcacttggaacaagaatgaggaaagaagaaagcgatccaagagacaagagcacaaatgaacacgaacacacactctcccaagtcactaggtggttggaatgaatttgggacttagaaaggctttgatctttggaaatgtgtcttggagtgaatgcactagctcttgtattgaatgagaacttcagaaaacttggatgcttggagttgtggtggttgggggtatttatagccctcaaccaccaagtagCCGTTgaggaggctgctggcgatgggtgcactggacagtcaggtgcgccaccggataggtcctgttcaccgtccggtgcgccgccacgtcacccaaccgttagggttcggagcgaagtcgaccgttggagctttgtctccttgcggcaccggacagtccggtgcca
It contains:
- the LOC100281069 gene encoding glyoxylate reductase; amino-acid sequence: MESLGVLLLHPLDTYLEQELDRRCRLLRLWEVPHDRRGEFLRAHASSIRAVVIGGGSGFGGNPALIDDLPRLEIIACYAVGYDCVDLTRCRERGVRVTNTPDVLTDDVADLAVGLAIAALRRIPHADSYVRAGLWKANDGHYGLTTRFSGKRVGIIGLGRIGLSIAKRVEGFGCPVCYYQRTRQDAYPNYIYLPTVLQLAANSDVLVVACSLNEQSRGIVSREVIEALGPTGVLVNVGRGAHVDEPELVAALADGRLGGAGLDVFQAEPDVPQALMALDNVVLAPHMGSGTHETRKAMADLVLANLEAHALNMPLLTPVV